One region of Candidatus Reconcilbacillus cellulovorans genomic DNA includes:
- a CDS encoding group II intron reverse transcriptase/maturase gives MNARRLTTPKEKVQQLQEKLGHAAKTSKTRRFHALYDKIYRTDMLWEAWRAVKANRGAAGVDGETIADIENQGEIAFVKECQRLLREGRYRPQPVRRQYIPKADGRKRPLGIPTIRDRVIQMATKLVLEPIFEADFQDCSFGFRPKRGAKQALERIRKACNRKGNWVVDVDIQGYFDNINQEKLMKLVEMRISDRRVLKLIRQWLGAGVMEEGNVKRSDLGTPQGGVISPILANIYLNYFDRLWEKHGKEVGVLTRYADDFVIVCKTKKDARHAYQLVRAIMERLELTLHPTKTRIVGMWTGEEGFDFLGLHHRKAKAATSRNQAYYTTQQWLSAKAEKHIREVVRERLGTATMRHKSIQEHVDWLNPKIQGWKNYYMTAYSHRKMAKLDWYILMRLTRWYAKKHQRRNWRSCWHKVKHIANVCGLKKLC, from the coding sequence GTGAATGCCAGACGGCTAACGACACCGAAGGAAAAAGTTCAACAACTCCAAGAAAAGCTAGGTCATGCTGCCAAGACGAGCAAGACGCGACGATTCCACGCACTGTATGACAAGATCTATCGAACGGATATGTTATGGGAGGCATGGCGAGCAGTCAAGGCGAACCGTGGAGCGGCAGGAGTCGACGGAGAAACCATCGCGGATATCGAAAATCAGGGCGAAATCGCCTTTGTGAAAGAATGCCAACGCCTTCTCCGGGAGGGTCGATATCGTCCGCAACCGGTACGCCGCCAGTACATCCCCAAGGCGGACGGGAGGAAACGGCCGCTTGGCATACCGACGATACGGGACCGTGTCATTCAGATGGCAACCAAACTCGTGCTGGAACCAATCTTTGAAGCGGATTTCCAGGACTGTTCCTTCGGCTTTCGCCCCAAGCGTGGAGCGAAGCAGGCGCTGGAACGCATACGCAAAGCCTGCAACCGGAAAGGGAACTGGGTAGTCGACGTCGACATCCAAGGATACTTCGACAACATCAACCAAGAGAAACTGATGAAGCTGGTAGAAATGCGCATCAGCGACCGAAGGGTCCTAAAGCTGATCCGGCAATGGCTCGGGGCAGGCGTGATGGAGGAAGGGAACGTCAAACGTTCGGACCTCGGCACACCGCAGGGAGGAGTGATCTCGCCGATATTGGCGAACATTTACCTAAACTACTTCGACCGATTGTGGGAAAAGCACGGGAAGGAAGTCGGGGTACTCACCCGGTACGCGGATGATTTTGTCATCGTGTGCAAGACGAAGAAAGACGCCCGGCACGCCTACCAGTTGGTTAGGGCAATTATGGAACGTCTGGAACTGACCTTGCACCCGACGAAAACGCGGATCGTGGGGATGTGGACAGGAGAGGAAGGGTTTGACTTTCTTGGACTGCATCACCGGAAGGCGAAAGCGGCGACGTCGCGGAACCAGGCGTATTACACCACGCAGCAATGGCTGAGCGCGAAAGCGGAGAAGCACATTCGGGAAGTGGTGAGAGAACGGCTTGGAACGGCGACCATGCGGCACAAGTCGATTCAAGAACACGTGGACTGGTTAAATCCGAAGATTCAAGGATGGAAGAATTACTACATGACGGCATACAGCCACCGCAAGATGGCGAAGCTGGACTGGTATATTCTTATGCGGTTGACGCGCTGGTACGCGAAAAAGCACCAGCGGCGGAACTGGCGTAGTTGCTGG